A stretch of the Candidatus Zixiibacteriota bacterium genome encodes the following:
- a CDS encoding DinB family protein codes for MNKQPLLRYWRVVRRLTIRLLEEFPPDSFDFRPAPEIMTVSQLFKHILQVEIYIRDGFLAGKWEIPEEPSSNIFEKEMLKDKLAIESKRTLQLLSEVPEGRFMKIIKTPYGNLSGEILLQVAVDEEIHHRGNLYTYLRCLGKTPPQMIQHYDEILMEDNDV; via the coding sequence ATGAATAAACAACCATTATTACGGTACTGGCGTGTGGTGCGACGGCTTACAATAAGACTTTTAGAAGAATTCCCGCCTGATTCGTTTGATTTTAGACCGGCTCCGGAGATTATGACAGTGTCGCAATTATTTAAACATATACTGCAAGTTGAAATTTATATCAGGGATGGCTTTCTTGCCGGCAAATGGGAAATCCCCGAAGAACCCAGCAGTAATATTTTCGAAAAGGAGATGTTGAAAGACAAGCTGGCTATTGAAAGTAAAAGAACGCTGCAGCTTCTTTCAGAGGTGCCGGAGGGTAGATTTATGAAAATTATAAAAACGCCCTATGGCAATCTATCAGGAGAGATACTTCTTCAGGTGGCAGTGGATGAGGAAATCCATCACCGAGGAAATCTATATACATATTTGCGGTGTCTTGGAAAAACGCCGCCTCAAATGATACAGCATTATGATGAAATATTAATGGAGGACAACGATGTTTGA
- a CDS encoding methyltransferase domain-containing protein encodes MPDIKTAWNKIAPLYHRKYLIRTNTVHYGPLCPGEDKLGLLGNIAGKKAIDLGCGAGQNAIALAKEHADAAAVDFSANQLTEAMELAQRENVSVEFINSNIIDMPCIKDDTFNVAISACAMAFVNNISAAFSEVFRILKPGGKFILSVMHPAQYILDGVEGSMYFNSSYPFNPRLLKWSWDLDGKKIKFQHYLRSIADYHNNLNKAGFMVKKILEPKPTLKTPHIAFSKEIMKEYPYIAKHLPITLIFSSVKPEYHKKRGSL; translated from the coding sequence ATGCCGGATATTAAAACAGCTTGGAATAAAATAGCACCGCTATATCATCGTAAATATCTAATCAGGACAAATACCGTTCATTATGGGCCGCTTTGTCCGGGCGAGGATAAGCTTGGGCTTCTTGGCAATATCGCCGGTAAGAAAGCTATTGATTTAGGTTGCGGCGCCGGTCAGAATGCCATAGCTCTTGCTAAGGAGCATGCAGATGCTGCCGCTGTTGATTTCTCGGCAAATCAGTTGACAGAAGCTATGGAATTAGCCCAGCGCGAAAATGTTTCGGTTGAATTTATCAATAGCAATATAATCGATATGCCCTGTATAAAAGATGATACTTTTAACGTTGCTATTTCTGCCTGCGCTATGGCTTTTGTCAATAATATATCAGCCGCTTTTTCAGAAGTCTTTCGCATACTTAAGCCCGGTGGTAAATTTATATTATCTGTTATGCATCCCGCGCAGTATATTCTTGATGGCGTTGAAGGTTCCATGTATTTTAACTCATCATATCCATTCAATCCCCGCCTTTTGAAGTGGAGCTGGGATTTGGATGGTAAAAAGATTAAATTTCAGCATTACCTTCGCTCGATAGCTGATTATCACAACAATCTTAACAAGGCAGGGTTTATGGTTAAAAAAATATTAGAACCAAAACCGACTTTGAAAACTCCGCACATTGCCTTTTCTAAAGAGATTATGAAAGAATATCCATACATTGCCAAACATCTGCCAATAACATTGATATTTTCCTCGGTTAAACCGGAATATCACAAAAAAAGAGGAAGCTTATGA